The following DNA comes from Corallococcus exiguus.
GCGCGTGAAGGTGCGTCTCACATCAAGGATGGCTTGCTCGCGGGACTCGTCGTCATGGTTCAGACGGGGGCCGCTGCCAGCTTCTTCGTGGCCTTGTTGTGGCTGAGCCTGTGGCCCGGGTTGGACAGCGTGTATCGCCGGTGTCTCAGGCGAACGGAGCAACCGCCCGCGGAGGTGGTTTCCTCGGTGGCCGTGTCTTTCATGGCCCTTGTGGCACGCGTCAATCTGTCAGGCGTCCACCGCGTAGCTGGGACACTCGTGCGCGGGACGGAGCGCGACGTCCTCAAGGCGTGGCACAAGGAGCTGGTGGAGCAACGCCATCGCGCGCGCCTTGAGTCGCTGGCAGACGTGGATGGCTGGGCGCCCTCGGTGCCGTGGCTCACTCCCTTCGTCTCGCGAGCCCGTTCCTTCAACGCCGAGGTGGAGGAGCTGCGCGCGTGGCTCCTCCCGCTGACGGGGGAGGACACGGACCTGGTGGTGTCCCTCGTCCTTCTCGAAGAGGACGCTGTCGAGGTGGCAGCGAGCCTTGGGGTGTCGCCCGAAACGGCGCGCAAGCGCGTCCGGCGGGCCTTGGCTCGCCTGCGGAAAATGAAGAATAAAATCCCCGAAAAAGATTTCTTGTCCCGAAACGGCGGGTGGGGGTGCTTTTTAGAGTTTGTGGATTCTGAAACAACCGAGAGGGCGCCGGGAGGGCGCGGCTGAGGGGCGTCACGAATCGCATGTCCCCTCCGCGCGCCACCTGACTTTGGGGGAGTAACGGGGCCGCCCGCGCCCCAATCCAATCCTGCTTCAACACACCCTGTCCGCCCCAGCGGACAGCAACGCCCCTGTATTGCCTTCAACCGGGAAGGACTGAATGAAGACATCTGCGCGAAACAGCTCTGAGCACGATGAAACATTCGTGCGCTTCTTCGCTCGCATCGACGGGCACCGCCTCCGGGTGGTGAGCCGGGGCGACGCAGGGCCGGAGGCGGAGGGGCGCGCCGCGTGCCTCTGCTGCGAGTGCGCCGACGCACAGGCCCACGACTACGTCCGCGTGCCGGGCCTCTTCCGCCGCTGGGAACTCGAGCACGTCGTCGACAGCGAGGCGGACTTCAACGTCGAGCCGGCGGGCTGCACCGCGGACGGCACCGAGTTGTTCTCGGTGTACCGGCGCGAGCGCCACGCCTCCACCACGCACTGCCAGAAGGAGGAGTGAAGCACCATGGCCAACAACATGTGGGAGCAGACGGCCGCGATGGCCAAGCAGCACGAGCAGCAGGGCGGCGCCTGGCTGAAGCTGGCGAATGACGGAGACACCGCCGTCGTCGTCTTCCTCGGGGAGCCGTACCCGCGCGAGGTGGTTTTCCTCGACAACAAGTTCGTCCCCTTCGACGAGACGCTGAAGGCCCAGGGGCACAAGCCCTCGCTGCGCGTGGCCCTCAACGTCGCCGTCCACGGGACGCGCGAGGTGAAGGTGATGGAGCAGGCCGTCACCTTCTTCAACACGCTGATGGAGTTGCGCGCGAAGTACGGACTGGAGAAGTGGGCCTTCGAGGTGAAGCGCCGAGGGGCGGCCAAGGACACGAAGACGACGTACTCCATCCTCCCGGACAGGCAGCTCACCCAAGAGGAGATGGCGGCCTTCCAGGCGTTGCAGCAGCACGACTTGCCGAAGCTGTACGCGGCGGAGGCGGCGGCTGCGGCGAGCAGCACGCCAACCGGGACTTCCTCCAATGCGAAGGCGGGTGAGCCCGTCGACGTCAAGCTGGCCCAGGCGATGGCCACTGCGTTGAAGGGGTTGCCGCGCGAGGCGGTGGACCGCTTCCTCCAGAAGTTCGGCGTGCAGCGCATCCGGGACATCCCGGCGTCGAAGGGCGAACTGGCGCGCGCCTACGTCGACTCCCTCGTCGCCGAATACTCCCCGGAGAGTGTCGCGGACGTGGACCCTTTCGGGCCGTGAGCCCGCCCCGCTGAAGTCGGTTGCCGTAGCCATGCGCGAAGGGGGCTTGCTGCGTGCCCCCGACGCGCCTCACTGAGGACGACAAGAATGGTGGAAGACTTCTCCGAAATGCACGGGGACGGGGGACGTGTTGTCTCTCGCACCCAGGACTCCCGCGTGGGGGCTGTGCCGTCTGCGCCTGCGGACAGCGCGGGCACGGCCACAGGCAAGCAGACGCTGCGCGTACGCGTGGATGCGGGCTTGCGGCTCGCGGCGGGCGACGTGCCGCCGAAGATGATGAAGGGCCTCTGCCAGGCGCTCTCCCTTCCCAATCCCGCCTACGTGAAGCTGGTGCGGCTGCGAAAGCGCCCCGGGGCGGAGCCCCAGACGCTGTACTTCTTCCGCCAGCAGGAGCGGGAGCTGGTGCTGCCGCGCGGGGCCATTCACCTGCTGCGCCGGGCCGCGGACGAGGCGGGCCTGACGCTCTCCTTCGAGGACGCGCGGGTGCTGCCGCCCAATCGCCTGCCGAAGCTGCCGGCGGTGTCACTGCGCGACTACCAGGCCGCGGCCGTGGAGCGGCTGGCGAAGGCCACACAGGGGACGGCGGTGCTGCCATGCGGGGCCGGGAAGAGCGTCCTGGCCGTGGGGGCCATTGCGCGCTTGCGCACGCCGGCACTCATCCTCGTCCACACGTTGGATTTGGCGGAGCAGTGGCGAGAGCACGTGCGCGAGCGTCTGGGCCTGGAGGCGGGCCTCGTGGGCGCGGGGGAGGAGGAGGTGCGGCCCGTCACCGTGGCCGTCGTCCAGTCCCTGGCCCGGTGGGACGAGGCGAAGCTTGACGCCTTCCTCCACGGCTTCGGCCTGCTCGTCCTCGATGAGGCCCACCACATCGCCGCCAGCGCCTTCCACCGTCTGGTGGATCGCTGCCCGGCGCGCTACCGACTGGGATTGACGGCGACGCCCGAGCGAGAGGACGGGTTGACGCCGCTCTTGCGCCTGTACCTGGGCGCGCCCCTGGCCGTGGTGAAGCACGAGGACCTCGTCGCGCGCGGCGTGCTGGTGGTGCCCGAGGTGCGCGCCGTGGAGACGACCTTCGACTACCCCTACTTCCGCGCCTCGGACTACGCGCCCATGCTGGAGGCCCTGGCGGAGGACAAGGCGCGCAATGACCTCGTCCTCGGTGCCGTGGCCCGCGAAGCGTGGGCAGGCCACCTGTGCCTCGTCCTCACGGGGCGGGTGGACCACTGCGAACTGCTGGCGCATCGGCTCTCGGCCGCCGGCCTGTCGGCCGCCGCGTTGACGAGCGAGGTGCCGCGCGATGCGCGCAAGGCCCTCTTGGACCAGGCCCGCGCCGGGCGCGTCCGTGTGCTGGTGGCCACAAGCCTGGCGGATGAGGGGCTCGACTTGCCGCGCCTCTCACGCGTCTTCCTGGCGTACCCCGGCCGCGCGCGTGGACGCACCGTCCAGCGCCTCGGGCGCCTCATGCGCCCGCATCCGGAGAAGAAGAGCGCCGTCCTCATCGACTTCGTCGACGGGCAGGTGCCGCTCTTGCGGCGCCACTACGCGGAGCGCCGACAGCAGTACGCCACGGTGCTGGGAGTGGCCACCGCGGCAAACGCAAATTGAACCAACGCAGAGAGAGAGAGAGAGAGCACCTTCGATGACGACACCTTTCGACACCACTCCAAGCACTCCCAACCCTGACGCCATCCGCGCCACCTGGCGGTGGCTCGCGCACGCACCACACGGCGTCAGCGAAGTCCGCGTCATCCGCCCGGGCGGCGGTGGCATCGTCGGCCTGGGCTTCTTCGACGACGAGGAGGACTTCGTCGCGACCTGCGTGGCGGCCAATGCCGGCGGCAACGTGTACGTGGGCATCCAGCCGCGCCCTCGGCGCCTTCTCGAGCTGGCTCCCAACGTCCTGCGCCCGTTGCGGACGGGGGCGAGCAGCAAGGACATCGAGGTGGTGACGGCCACGGTGGTGGACCTGGACCCCGTGCGCCCCAAGGACACGGCCAGCACCGAGGACGAACTCTCGCTGACGCTCCAGGTGGCGGATGCCGCTGCGGCCTGGTGTGAAGGGCAGGGACTCGTCCGGCCGCGGCTGATGATGAGCGGCAACGGGGCGCAGCTCTGGTTCGCTTTGCCACCGCAGTTGCTGGAGGGCGAGAGCCACGAGCGCGTGCAGGCGGGCCTGAAGGCCTTCGAGGCCGAGGTGCGCACCCGCTTCGCCTCCGAGCGCGTGCGTGTGGACTCCATCCACGACGTGGCCCGCATCATCAAGGTGGTGGGCACCGTCGCCCGGAAGGGAGCTGGGACTGCTGAGCGGCCTCACCGAGCAGCGCGGGCGCTGGCCGACTTCGAGCGTGTGGAGGATCCGCAGCTCGTCGAGCGCTTGCAGAGGGAGCCTGCGCAACAGGCGGCGAACCCGGCGCATCCGGCTCAGGTGGCGCTGCCGCTGGCGGCCTCCACGTCGGCACCGCAAGCGACGGTAAAGGCCCGCCGGACTGAGACGGGGGAGTACGACTGGGCGCAGCCGGTGGAGATGTGCGGCCCGGTGCAGCGCCTGTGGGAGCAGGGGGCGGAGGACAGGAGCGTCGCCATCTTCAACATGGTGCGCTTCTTCGCGCACAAACAGCTCGGCCTCGATGAAATCACCGAGTTGGTCCTCGAGTACGACCGCCGGGGCCTCGGGAAGCTGAAGGGGCGAGACGGCAAGGCGTACATCTCCAAGGCTTACGAGAAGGTAATGGCCACCGCCCGCGAGGATGGCGCCGTGGCGCCGCCCTGCCACTCCCTCCAGGGCATGGGCTACTGCCGCGTCAATCGCGAGCCTGACGTGCGCTGCGAGCTCTATGACGTCGTCTTCGACATCGAGAAAGCCGTGGAGGCGCTCGCCACGGTGCCGGCCCAGGACGTGGAGTACCGCCTCAAGCCCCTCCTGGAGGCGATTGCTCACCGTCCGCCGTCCGCGCAGGAGAAGTACCTGGCGCTGCTGGAGGTGCGCACGGGCCAGCCCGCGCAGAAGCTTCGGCTGTCCATGGCCTGCGCCGTGCGCACCCAGGCCGGTGGAGAGGGCGCGGACTCCAAGGGCGGGGGGAAGAGCAGCAGCGGCGACGACACCATCGACGGCGAGGTGTTCGAGGACGCGTACTGCTACTACACGGTGACGCAGCGCGGAGAAGCGAAGGCGATTTCCTCCTTCACCTTCACGCCCAGCGCCGTCGTGGAAACCGAGGAGGGGGAGGTGTTCCTCGGGGGCATCCGCACGGACAAGGGCACCAACATGGACGGGGCCCGGCTGCCGAGGCGGGCCTTCAACTCGCGCAAGGAGCTGCTGCAGCACCTGCCCTCCGTCCACACGCAGTGGACGGGCAGCGACAACAACGTGCAGGGCCTGCTGCGCGCGGTGGCGCGGCGTGCGGTGCCGCGGCTGCCGGGCACCAGCGTCCTGGGAGACTTCAAGCGGGGGGCGCACCATGTCTGGGTGGCACCTGGGTGCACCATCGGCAAGGAGGGTTTCCTCGCGGCCTCCCCCGTGGCGTACCTGCCCAATGGTGCGTCGCTCGAGTCGCGCGTCCGCTACGAGGCCTCGGACGACGACGCCTTCCATGAAGTGGCCAGCACGGTTTTCGAGTGCCTGCTCAAAATCAACACGCCGCAGGTGGTGCTGCCCATGCTGGGGTGGTTCTTCGCGACGCCGATGAAGCCGCGCCTCATGGAGAGGGTGGGCTCCTTCCCTCTTCTTTTCCCCTATGGAACGCAGGGCAGCGGCAAGTCCAGCACCTGCACCGAAGTCTTCTGGCCCCTCTTCGGCGTGCCGAAATCAGACGCCTACAGCGTGACGGAGACGGAATTTGCGTTGGTGAAGCTGCTGTCCGCCACGCGCTCCGTGCCGGTGGTGCTGGACGAGTACAAGCCCAGCGATATGCCGCTGCCCCGTCTCCACCTGGTGCACCGCTACATGCGGCGTCTCTACCGCGGGGAGACAGA
Coding sequences within:
- a CDS encoding sigma-70 family RNA polymerase sigma factor — its product is MALRTAEAQRAYRLVRRNWEALADFEQPEALVSFLTAREGASHIKDGLLAGLVVMVQTGAAASFFVALLWLSLWPGLDSVYRRCLRRTEQPPAEVVSSVAVSFMALVARVNLSGVHRVAGTLVRGTERDVLKAWHKELVEQRHRARLESLADVDGWAPSVPWLTPFVSRARSFNAEVEELRAWLLPLTGEDTDLVVSLVLLEEDAVEVAASLGVSPETARKRVRRALARLRKMKNKIPEKDFLSRNGGWGCFLEFVDSETTERAPGGRG
- a CDS encoding DEAD/DEAH box helicase — translated: MVEDFSEMHGDGGRVVSRTQDSRVGAVPSAPADSAGTATGKQTLRVRVDAGLRLAAGDVPPKMMKGLCQALSLPNPAYVKLVRLRKRPGAEPQTLYFFRQQERELVLPRGAIHLLRRAADEAGLTLSFEDARVLPPNRLPKLPAVSLRDYQAAAVERLAKATQGTAVLPCGAGKSVLAVGAIARLRTPALILVHTLDLAEQWREHVRERLGLEAGLVGAGEEEVRPVTVAVVQSLARWDEAKLDAFLHGFGLLVLDEAHHIAASAFHRLVDRCPARYRLGLTATPEREDGLTPLLRLYLGAPLAVVKHEDLVARGVLVVPEVRAVETTFDYPYFRASDYAPMLEALAEDKARNDLVLGAVAREAWAGHLCLVLTGRVDHCELLAHRLSAAGLSAAALTSEVPRDARKALLDQARAGRVRVLVATSLADEGLDLPRLSRVFLAYPGRARGRTVQRLGRLMRPHPEKKSAVLIDFVDGQVPLLRRHYAERRQQYATVLGVATAANAN